One Alligator mississippiensis isolate rAllMis1 chromosome 1, rAllMis1, whole genome shotgun sequence genomic window carries:
- the CASP8AP2 gene encoding CASP8-associated protein 2 — MATDYDNGLGLLDNLYDDSPFRDEDESSVDIYDGLDNTSAVPDNPIQLSSPTKNCLNLFDEILIEEGTAKEASYNDLQAEYGKCQEQIKELMKKFKEIQTQNSVLQNENQALKKNISALIKTARVEINRKDEEISNLHQRLSEFPNHRSNYTRTYLPGSTNGRCSDMYKSKDSNFRAASVDSTRSDHKLKNDCSKDAHHNYSPLNSENEKLYSEKRTTTYLLRYPSDEHCSDGAHTHPPNSEHCSDKDNTWGRKEVKNGEQYSRGKDNRHKRDAYQNTSNGTDSEQGNADSHWKLQMLSEKSDKNELQQESKSTKLKSSPATENRTDRYTTWEKQATPKERSQTRVESHGDIRSERSQNMNRKDLKTYDKDEKNSGQKNKSVEKQKEPPRKFARGNSPHSRSETSRSSHKSSKCHTEDCKKGRETDCKKERGTSDHNSREGRSPLSTSSSREHKYSHSKESSRRHEWETHSKSERHRTEERRKREKESQEESRHSRSERKVTKEVSHEPSKEYKKATDATRNERNKLPRAEEMSKVADGLKEQIDASKENQIERKNKDLKLSFMEKLNLTLSPAKKQCLCQTDVLETDSKKVSDECSTETPVQAENPVFVQPSSIDSTEQTKSPLQAPDNTFLTNLEPVAPVSEFREKTESKTLTETLEVVESEALAETLEGIESELPVGDTVTLPDSGIRMEETDKMCTAPDLEICVDQNRPENIPLDELETITSDNMESLSVAENRETKSDSLMEVMNVSEHLSGESFACPAEEDSISKSVRYKNDINKSQPFDGDVPVIDQNTCNLDPNLCETDVGVIASSVGEEMDPKIQEREINPVSAEDESSILSIDLNHLRYIPKAISPLSSPMRPLAKALKMESPCKGLVKSCNKDLIGENAVVCSSKNLSNEVNKENQKPVSTPDEHLEMESQLNTSSDELEEGEIVSEDEEPTPARNCENSKKSRARASPETRNLTSSPCNQMNKTACCTEDNGKLVSEKDSFKRSREKYKIRTKSSKEMKKSKTVSITCLEKIVQVIVEPSTVQEIMQMLRAIRKQIRKNYMKFKIHFPVQHFHRIIESAILNFTSLIKYLNFSKMSKLGDTLKLNLCDTIESKLKQVKKNATVDRLFEQNLSDMKKQLWKFVDEQLDYLFEKIRRIIVKLCDAVSVGSESDEGKLEIVTKQKHKMSYKADLQKSKKKVLKARSQKPEGYVLSKPSYQSSKSHDDKNKVDGPKSAVTKYFNVIDNTRISQTKVQPPKENGLQGTLTPFKGTIFEKESLHIARDANKSDFSFELLTEQQTSSLTFNLVSDAQMGEIFKSLLQGSDLLEKNITNIDRNQWEFRTPEKRILESHKYRNNPVPVIEEVLPKEVCMEPRPLEDISWPVVSPVRVSSLSSRLQIPVDPDILDESCMFEVPTNATSGKDDECNLQKNKSVVSSILLEDLAVSLTIPSPLKSDAHLSFLKPENVSSSTPEGVLSAHYSEDALLEEEDATEQDIHLALESDNSSSRSSCSSSWTGRPAAPGFHCHPSLPMQAVIMEKSNDHFIVKIRRAVPSASQILEQTTRTEESPATVTKNEKELTESAKMKMDHQCIIRATVKEKIEPRIHLNNTDELHNVNIGQEQSPALLEPFKKPRNAVGKEEIPDLLKSISEPSNKNSCRNKNVSEDSKLPQLDELKVLESTSEITIRSEAALPLEGGVDTYTRLTEDTGNENESDSCNLSLESTLNHKNPETHARSSSLGDKEEHSGCNVKTYIDLTEDLSSETIASKCNPETKSTSKVNELGYHTSLNDKASKKRKRESLPDSSNSKRQRKETESSSEGNDKNSMISGESGLPLKTPTSTKNELPQYKDSTVSSSASSISSLGLYAKNIIKKKGEVVVSWTRNDDREILLACQKKGPSGKTFASVAARLNKSPNQVSERFKQLMKLFKKSKYK, encoded by the exons GCTTTCAGAATTTCCAAATCATCGAAGTAACTACACTAGAACGTACCTTCCAGGATCTACTAATGGAAGGTGCTCAGACATGTATAAATCAAAAGATTCTAATTTCAGAGCTGCTTCAGTTGATAGTACAAGGTCAGATCATAAACTGAAAAATGACTGTTCTAAAGATGCACATCACAATTATTCACCTCTCAATTCAGAGAACGAAAAACTATATTCAGAAAAAAGAACTACAACATATTTACTCAGATATCCTTCAGATGAGCATTGCAGTGATGGTGCCCATACACATCCTCCAAACTCTGAACACTGTTCTGACAAGGATAATACGTGGGGAAGAAAGGAAGTGAAAAATGGTGAACAGTATAGCAGGGGAAAAGACAACAGACACAAAAGAGATGCATACCAGAACACTAGTAATGGTACAGATAGTGAACAAGGGAATGCAGATTCTCATTGGAAGTTGCAAATGCTTTCAGAGAAATCAGATAAAAATGAGTTGCAGCAAGAAAGTAAGAGCACAAAGCTCAAATCTAGTCCAGCCACAGAAAACCGAACAGATAGGTATACTACTTGGGAGAAACAAGCCACCCCTAAGGAGAGATCTCAAACAAGAGTTGAATCTCATGGTGATATAAGAAGTGAAAGGTCACAAAATATGAATAGAAAGGACCTTAAAACATATGATAAAGATGAAAAAAACTCTGGACAGAAAAATAAGTCAGTTGAAaagcaaaaagaaccaccaaggAAGTTTGCTCGAGGCAATAGTCCACACTCAAGGAGTGAAACTTCAAGGAGCTCACACAAATCAAGTAAATGCCACACGGAAGACTGTAAAAAAGGAAGGGAGACAGATTGCAAGAAAGAGAGGGGAACAAGTGATCATAATTCTCGAGAAGGAAGATCCCCACTTTCTACTTCCAGCAGCAGAGAACACAAATACTCACACTCCAAGGAAAGTAGCCGGAGACATGAATGGGAAACGCATTCAAAATCTGAGAGACATCGTActgaagagagaagaaaaagggagaaagaaagtcAGGAAGAAAGCAGACATTCTAGAAGTGAAAGAAAAGTAACAAAAGAGGTTTCACATGAGCCTTCAAAAGAATACAAGAAAGCTACAGATGCTACAAGAAACGAAAGAAATAAATTGCCTAGAGCAGAAGAAATGTCCAAAGTTGCAGATGGCTTAAAAGAGCAAATAGATGCAAGTAAAGAGAATCAAATTGAGAGAAAAAACAAAGACCTAAAGCTGAGTTTTATGGAAAAGCTAAACTTAACTCTTTCTCCTGCTAAAAAACAGTGTCTCTGTCAAACAGATGTACTTGAAACAGATTCCAAAAAGGTCAGTGATGAATGTAGTACAGAGACCCCAGTACAAGCAGAAAATCCTGTATTTGTCCAGCCTAGTAGTATTGATTCAACAGAGCAGACCAAGTCACCATTACAGGCTCCAGACAATACATTTCTAACAAATTTGGAACCAGTGGCACCTGTTTCTGAGTTCAGAGAGAAAACTGAAAGTAAGACTTTAACAGAAACCCTGGAAGTGGTAGAATCTGAGGCTTTGGCAGAAACTCTGGAAGGGATTGAGTCTGAATTACCTGTTGGTGATACAGTGACCTTGCCTGACTCTGGAATAAGGATGGAGGAGACAGATAAAATGTGCACAGCTCCTGATTTAGAGATCTGCGTAGATCAAAATAGACCTGAGAACATTCCTTTGGATGAGTTGGAGACCATAACCTCTGATAATATGGAGTCTCTCAGTGTTGCAGAGAATAGAGAAACGAAATCAGACTCCTTAATGGAGGTCATGAATGTGAGTGAACATTTGTCTGGTGAAAGTTTTGCGTGTCCTGCTGAGGAAGACAGCATCTCAAAATCTGTACGGTACAAGAATGATATAAATAAATCTCAGCCATTTGATGGTGATGTTCCAGTAATTGACCAAAATACTTGTAACCTGGACCCAAATTTATGTGAAACAGATGTAGGTGTAATTGCATCTTCTGTTGGTGAGGAGATGGATCCTAAAATTCAAGAAAGAGAAATCAATCCAGTTTCTGCTGAAGATGAGAGTTCAATACTGAGCATTGATCTCAATCACCTGAGGTATATTCCAAAGGCAATCAGCCCACTGAGCAGTCCTATGCGACCCTTGGCTAAAGCACTTAAGATGGAAAGTCCTTGCAAAGGACTTGTGAAAAGCTGTAATAAAG ATTTAATTGGTGAAAATGCAGTTGTCTGTTCCTCAAAGAACCTGTCAAATGAGGTGAACAAAGAAAATCAAAAGCCAGTTTCTACACCTGATGAACACTTGGAGATGGAGTCCCAGCTGAACACATCCTCTGATGAACTAGAAGAAGGGGAAATTGTAAGTGAGGATGAAGAACCTACACCAGCTAGAAACTGTGAAAATAGTAAGAAATCAAGAGCAAGAGCTTCTCCTGAAACACGTAATTTGACCAGCAGTCCATGTAACCAAATGAATAAAACTGCATGTTGTACTGAAGATAATGGAAAATTAGTTTCTGAAAAAGACAGCTTTAAAAGAAGTAgggaaaaatataaaatcaggaccaaatcctcaaaggaaatgaaaaaaagtaAAACAGTGAGTATTACGTGCCTTGAGAAAATAGTTCAAGTTATTGTTGAACCCTCTACGGTACAAGAAATTATGCAGATGTTGCGAGCTATACGAAAACAGATAAggaaaaattatatgaagttcaAGATACATTTCCCAGTTCAGCACTTtcacagaattatagaatcaGCCATTTTGAATTTTACATCATTGATAAAGTACCTGAACTTTTCCAAGATGTCAAAATTAGGTGATACTTTAAAACTGAATCTTTGTGACACTATAGAATCCAAACTTAAGCAAGTTAAAAAGAATGCAACAGTAGATCGTCTCTTTGAACAAAACCTATCAGATATGAAAAAGCAGCTGTGGAAGTTTGTGGATGAACAACTTGATTACTTATTTGAAAAGATAAGGAGGATTATAGTAAAGCTTTGTGATGCAGTAAGTGTAGGAAGTGAGAGTGATGAAGGAAAGCTTGAAATAGTAACTAAACAAAAACATAAAATGTCTTATAAAGCGGATTTACAGAAGTCCAAGAAAAAGGTCCTAAAAGCCAGATCTCAAAAGCCTGAAGGCTATGTCCTTTCTAAACCAAGTTATCAATCATCTAAGTCTCACGATGACAAAAATAAAGTAGATGGACCAAAAAGTGCagttacaaaatattttaatgtcaTTGATAATACAAGGATCTCCCAAACCAAAGTGCAACCTCCAAAGGAAAATGGCTTACAAGGTACTCTAACTCCATTCAAAGGCACGATATTTGAAAAGGAAAGTTTACACATAGCCAGAGATGCTAACAAGTCTGATTTTAGTTTTGAACTTCTCACAGAACAACAGACATCTAGCCTTACATTTAATCTGGTGAGTGATGCTCAAATGGGTGAGATATTCAAAAGTCTGTTGCAAGGCTCTGatcttttggaaaaaaacattACCAATATTGatagaaatcaatgggagtttcgGACACCAGAGAAACGGATTCTAGAAAGTCATAAATACAGAAATAATCCTGTTCCTGTTATAGAAGAAGTGCTTCCAAAGGAGGTCTGTATGGAACCTCGACCTTTAGAAGACATTAGTTGGCCTGTGGTTTCACCTGTAAGAGTCTCATCTTTATCATCTAGACTTCAGATCCCAGTTGATCCAGATATTCTGGATGAAAGCTGTATGTTTGAGGTTCCCACAAATGCAACTTCAGGCAAAGATGATGAATGCAATTTACAAAAGAATAAGTCGGTTGTTTCCTCTATCCTTCTTGAAGATCTAGCAGTTTCTTTAACTATTCCATCACCTTTGAAATCAGATGCTCACCTTAGCTTTCTGAAACCTGAAAATGTATCCAGCTCCACTCCTGAAGGAGTTCTTAGTGCACATTATAGTGAAGATGCTCTTCTTGAGGAGGAAGATGCCACTGAACAAGACATTCATTTGGCTTTAGAATCTGATAACTCAAGTAGTAGATCAAGTTGTTCTTCTTCATGGACAGGTcggcctgctgctcctggctttcACTGTCACCCCAGCCTGCCAATGCAAGCAGTAATAATGGAGAAATCCAATGATCATTTCATTGTTAAGATAAGGCGTGCAGTGCCGTCTGCATCGCAAATCCTTGAACAGACTACTCGAACAGAGGAGTCCCCGGCAACTGTAACAAAGAATGAAAAGGAACTAACTGAATCTGCCAAAATGAAAATGGATCATCAGTGTATCATACGTGCAACTGTCAAGGAAAAAATAGAGCCTCGAATACATCTGAATAACACTGATGAGCTGCATAATGTCAACATTGGACAAGAACAGAGTCCTGCTTTGCTTGAGCCTTTTAAGAAGCCACGTAATGCTGTTGGAAAAGAAGAAATTCCTGACTTACTTAAATCCATTAGTGAGCCATCAAACAAAAATAGctgtagaaataaaaatgtaagtgAAGACAGTAAGCTGCCTCAGCTTGATGAACTGAAAGTGCTTGAAAGCACAAGTGAAATAACTATTAGATCAGAAGCTGCTCTTCCCTTGGAAGGTGGTGTTGATACATACACGCGCTTGACAGAAGATACTGGCAATGAAAATGAATCAGATTCATGTAATCTTTCTCTGGAATCCACTTTAAATCATAAAAATCCAGAAACTCATGCAAGAAGTTCAAGTCTAGGTGATAAAGAAGAACATTCAGGGTGCAATGTTAAAACATACATAGATTTAACAGAAGACCTTTCCAGTGAGACCATAGCAAGCAAGTGCAATCCTGAAACCAAATCCACTTCAAAGGTCAATGAGCTGGGATATCACACAAGCCTTAATGATAAAGctagcaaaaaaaggaaaagggagtcTTTACCAGACAGTTCCAATTCAaagagacaaagaaaagaaactgaatcttCCAGTGAAGGAAATGATAAAAATAGTATGATCTCTGGAGAAAGCGGTTTACCTCTCAAGACACCTACTAGTACAAAGAATGAATTGCCACAGTACAAAGATTCTACAGTTTCCAGTTCAGCTTCTTCCATATCATCACTTGGTCTATATGCCAAAAACATCATTAAAAAGAAGGGAGAAGTTGTGGTTTCTTGGACAAG aaatgATGACCGAGAAATTCTATTGGCGTGTCAGAAAAAAGGACCATCAGGAAAAACATTTGCTTCCGTAGCTGCTAGGTTGAACAAAAGCCCAAATCAG GTTTCTGAAAGGTTCAAGCAGTTAATGAAGCTGTTCAAAAAGTCAAAATACAAGTAA